Below is a genomic region from Elusimicrobiota bacterium.
CGGGTGGTCCACCACGCCAAGCGGCTGGTCAAGGGCGGAGGCTGAGGGCCCTTCTGTGGGGCTGCGGCCTAGGCGCCGGCTGGGACGAAGCGGATCTGGAGGCCCAGGCCCAGCGCTTTGGCGATCTTTTCCAGGGTGGCGATGGTGACGTTCTGGGCGCCGCGCTCGATGCGGGAGACGGTCTGCTGTTTGGTCTTGAGGGCCTCGGCTAGTTCGCGTTGGCTCATTTTGTGGGCCTCGCGAGCCTTGGTGATCTCCAGCGCGACGCGGAGTTCGATGTCGGCTTCTTGGTAGAGGCGCCGGAATTCGGGGTCCTTCATCTCACCGCGCAGATACTGCCGGAGAGTCGTGCCTCTTCCCTTTTGTCTTTTCATTTTCATGCATGACCTCCGAATCGTTCGAGCCAGTCCGCGCGATACCCGCGGGCTCGCTCGATTTCCTCCTGCGGGACCCTGCCTTGGTTCTTCAGGAGTCCGCTGGTG
It encodes:
- a CDS encoding helix-turn-helix transcriptional regulator encodes the protein MKRQKGRGTTLRQYLRGEMKDPEFRRLYQEADIELRVALEITKAREAHKMSQRELAEALKTKQQTVSRIERGAQNVTIATLEKIAKALGLGLQIRFVPAGA